One genomic region from Drosophila subpulchrella strain 33 F10 #4 breed RU33 chromosome 2R, RU_Dsub_v1.1 Primary Assembly, whole genome shotgun sequence encodes:
- the LOC119551809 gene encoding uncharacterized protein LOC119551809 has product MFWPTLLRGLSLRQSSSCGKPPNPTKPPTPPTPPAPPSTPPAPSGKKECKIRTHCIPAAFCAESDRFKSMWEPPKNLPPPYPFVVSRPNDLCCDPNCTKPLPSFDEIYYRPSCKDGPYQRHWVECPKYMIRKKKVCAYDKLEALEPARRVAKRRERTATSPAATGPCPHFAPLARCVPGRRPPRCHGAKTPSCCRKLCAPMPCWSECKQPPLAKKPHRPRECECRFPLSLCDAERGRQWVQIHGQSHVCPSAIRKAKKAKEKLKKQKNKKKKGKKDPKDKK; this is encoded by the coding sequence ATGTTTTGGCCCACCCTGTTGAGGGGCTTAAGCTTGCGACAGAGCAGCTCCTGTGGTAAGCCCCCAAATCCAACAAAGCCTCCGACGCCTCCAACACCTCCTGCACCTCCATCGACTCCGCCGGCTCCTTCCGGCAAGAAGGAATGCAAGATCCGGACGCACTGCATTCCGGCCGCCTTCTGCGCCGAATCGGATAGGTTCAAGTCCATGTGGGAACCGCCGAAGAACCTGCCCCCACCGTATCCCTTTGTGGTCTCGCGACCCAACGATCTGTGCTGCGATCCCAACTGCACCAAGCCGCTGCCCTCGTTCGACGAGATATACTACCGCCCCTCCTGCAAGGACGGTCCCTACCAGCGCCACTGGGTGGAGTGCCCCAAGTACATGATCCGCAAGAAGAAGGTCTGTGCCTACGACAAGCTGGAGGCCCTGGAACCCGCCCGCCGGGTGGCCAAGAGGCGCGAAAGGACGGCGACGAGCCCGGCCGCCACAGGACCCTGTCCCCATTTTGCTCCTCTGGCGCGTTGTGTTCCGGGCCGTCGTCCGCCCAGGTGCCACGGGGCCAAGACGCCCTCCTGCTGCCGCAAGCTGTGTGCCCCGATGCCCTGCTGGTCGGAGTGCAAGCAGCCCCCGTTGGCCAAGAAACCCCATCGACCGCGGGAGTGCGAGTGCCGATTCCCCCTCAGCCTCTGTGATGCGGAGCGGGGTCGTCAGTGGGTCCAGATCCACGGCCAAAGCCACGTCTGTCCCAGTGCCATCAGGAAGGCCAAGAAGGCTAAGGAAAAGCTCAAGAAACAGAAGAACAAGAAAAAGAAGGGAAAGAAAGACCCGAAGGACAAGAAATAA